The Dendropsophus ebraccatus isolate aDenEbr1 chromosome 10, aDenEbr1.pat, whole genome shotgun sequence genome has a segment encoding these proteins:
- the LOC138766168 gene encoding proton-coupled zinc antiporter SLC30A1-like isoform X2 yields MVSHALLFAVSFAVFLTQIILSRLSDSLLTLADSAHTISLVIALCPNLILTHLPSLPPQAKARLPTLFSLLSPLFLSSLCLSLTLGSLAHLVHPHHSHRPALIFVAGVLGLLFNVIYLAVTGAFQGLCLSGLQPYQPRWYLVLRMLCSLAPSSLLLASSLLLHLLSHPAVHYLDPALSLVSITIMIASVYSDIVQNGSVLLQAVPPSANLQSLKMDLDSLCGHNGHHELHIWAIAPDHGVASLHVHCSGMEEYKTILSQAKVLFKRHGIRELTIQPEFGSPGTCALACGPACAHHSCCGSPHTLGNDLVLANVCT; encoded by the exons ATGGTGTCGCACGCTCTCCTCTTTGCCGTCTCATTTGCCGTCTTTCTAACTCAGATTATACTGAGCAGACTGTCAGATTCGCTGCTCACTTTGGCTGACTCTGCTCACACCATCTCTCTTGTCATTGCTCTTTGTCCCAATCTTATCCTTACCCACTTACCCTCCTTACCCCCCCAGGCCAAGGCCCGGCTCCCCACTCTCTTCTCCCTACTCTCCCCGCTTTTTCTTTCGTCCCTTTGCTTGTCTCTCACCCTAGGGTCACTCGCACACCTTGTGCATCCGCACCACTCTCACCGTCCGGCTCTCATCTTTGTAGCTGGAGTCCTCGGTCTGCTGTTCAATGTCATTTATTTGGCCGTTACTGGAGCTTTTCAAG GTCTGTGTCTCTCGGGTCTGCAGCCATATCAGCCCCGATGGTATCTGGTCCTCCGCATGCTCTGCTCCCTCGCTCCCTCATCGCTCCTCCTCGCCAGTAGTTTGCTGCTTCACCTTCTCAGTCACCCGGCCGTGCACTACCTAGATCCTGCCCTCTCCTTGGTCTCTATAACCATCATGATTGCTTCAGTCTACTCGGACATTGTTCAAAATGGCAGCGTCCTCCTCCAAGCCGTGCCTCCCTCCGCTAACCTGCAGAGCCTGAAGATGGATCTAGACTCGCTCTGCGGCCATAATGGACATCACGAGCTTCACATATGGGCCATAGCCCCAGACCATGGGGTGGCATCTCTCCATGTTCACTGTTCCGGAATGGAAGAATACAAGACCATCTTAAGCCAGGCCAAAGTTCTATTTAAGCGCCACGGCATACGGGAGTTGACCATACAACCGGAGTTTGGCAGCCCGGGAACGTGCGCTTTGGCTTGTGGACCGGCTTGTGCTCATCACTCCTGCTGCGGATCTCCACACACATTAGGAAATGATTTGGTCCTGGCCAACGTCTGTACCTGA
- the LOC138766168 gene encoding proton-coupled zinc antiporter SLC30A1-like isoform X4, with protein sequence MEERAAVRGSEPAAAMDKDNYTQHAARGTGVLGLLFNVIYLAVTGAFQGLCLSGLQPYQPRWYLVLRMLCSLAPSSLLLASSLLLHLLSHPAVHYLDPALSLVSITIMIASVYSDIVQNGSVLLQAVPPSANLQSLKMDLDSLCGHNGHHELHIWAIAPDHGVASLHVHCSGMEEYKTILSQAKVLFKRHGIRELTIQPEFGSPGTCALACGPACAHHSCCGSPHTLGNDLVLANVCT encoded by the exons atggaggagagggctgcagtgagaggatcagagcctgctgctgccatggacaaggacaactacacccagcatgctgctagaggga CTGGAGTCCTCGGTCTGCTGTTCAATGTCATTTATTTGGCCGTTACTGGAGCTTTTCAAG GTCTGTGTCTCTCGGGTCTGCAGCCATATCAGCCCCGATGGTATCTGGTCCTCCGCATGCTCTGCTCCCTCGCTCCCTCATCGCTCCTCCTCGCCAGTAGTTTGCTGCTTCACCTTCTCAGTCACCCGGCCGTGCACTACCTAGATCCTGCCCTCTCCTTGGTCTCTATAACCATCATGATTGCTTCAGTCTACTCGGACATTGTTCAAAATGGCAGCGTCCTCCTCCAAGCCGTGCCTCCCTCCGCTAACCTGCAGAGCCTGAAGATGGATCTAGACTCGCTCTGCGGCCATAATGGACATCACGAGCTTCACATATGGGCCATAGCCCCAGACCATGGGGTGGCATCTCTCCATGTTCACTGTTCCGGAATGGAAGAATACAAGACCATCTTAAGCCAGGCCAAAGTTCTATTTAAGCGCCACGGCATACGGGAGTTGACCATACAACCGGAGTTTGGCAGCCCGGGAACGTGCGCTTTGGCTTGTGGACCGGCTTGTGCTCATCACTCCTGCTGCGGATCTCCACACACATTAGGAAATGATTTGGTCCTGGCCAACGTCTGTACCTGA
- the LOC138766168 gene encoding proton-coupled zinc antiporter SLC30A1-like isoform X3 has product MLLEGAKARLPTLFSLLSPLFLSSLCLSLTLGSLAHLVHPHHSHRPALIFVAGVLGLLFNVIYLAVTGAFQGLCLSGLQPYQPRWYLVLRMLCSLAPSSLLLASSLLLHLLSHPAVHYLDPALSLVSITIMIASVYSDIVQNGSVLLQAVPPSANLQSLKMDLDSLCGHNGHHELHIWAIAPDHGVASLHVHCSGMEEYKTILSQAKVLFKRHGIRELTIQPEFGSPGTCALACGPACAHHSCCGSPHTLGNDLVLANVCT; this is encoded by the exons atgctgctagaggga GCCAAGGCCCGGCTCCCCACTCTCTTCTCCCTACTCTCCCCGCTTTTTCTTTCGTCCCTTTGCTTGTCTCTCACCCTAGGGTCACTCGCACACCTTGTGCATCCGCACCACTCTCACCGTCCGGCTCTCATCTTTGTAGCTGGAGTCCTCGGTCTGCTGTTCAATGTCATTTATTTGGCCGTTACTGGAGCTTTTCAAG GTCTGTGTCTCTCGGGTCTGCAGCCATATCAGCCCCGATGGTATCTGGTCCTCCGCATGCTCTGCTCCCTCGCTCCCTCATCGCTCCTCCTCGCCAGTAGTTTGCTGCTTCACCTTCTCAGTCACCCGGCCGTGCACTACCTAGATCCTGCCCTCTCCTTGGTCTCTATAACCATCATGATTGCTTCAGTCTACTCGGACATTGTTCAAAATGGCAGCGTCCTCCTCCAAGCCGTGCCTCCCTCCGCTAACCTGCAGAGCCTGAAGATGGATCTAGACTCGCTCTGCGGCCATAATGGACATCACGAGCTTCACATATGGGCCATAGCCCCAGACCATGGGGTGGCATCTCTCCATGTTCACTGTTCCGGAATGGAAGAATACAAGACCATCTTAAGCCAGGCCAAAGTTCTATTTAAGCGCCACGGCATACGGGAGTTGACCATACAACCGGAGTTTGGCAGCCCGGGAACGTGCGCTTTGGCTTGTGGACCGGCTTGTGCTCATCACTCCTGCTGCGGATCTCCACACACATTAGGAAATGATTTGGTCCTGGCCAACGTCTGTACCTGA
- the LOC138766168 gene encoding proton-coupled zinc antiporter SLC30A1-like isoform X1, whose protein sequence is MEERAAVRGSEPAAAMDKDNYTQHAARGISAMVSHALLFAVSFAVFLTQIILSRLSDSLLTLADSAHTISLVIALCPNLILTHLPSLPPQAKARLPTLFSLLSPLFLSSLCLSLTLGSLAHLVHPHHSHRPALIFVAGVLGLLFNVIYLAVTGAFQGLCLSGLQPYQPRWYLVLRMLCSLAPSSLLLASSLLLHLLSHPAVHYLDPALSLVSITIMIASVYSDIVQNGSVLLQAVPPSANLQSLKMDLDSLCGHNGHHELHIWAIAPDHGVASLHVHCSGMEEYKTILSQAKVLFKRHGIRELTIQPEFGSPGTCALACGPACAHHSCCGSPHTLGNDLVLANVCT, encoded by the exons atggaggagagggctgcagtgagaggatcagagcctgctgctgccatggacaaggacaactacacccagcatgctgctagaggga TTTCCGCCATGGTGTCGCACGCTCTCCTCTTTGCCGTCTCATTTGCCGTCTTTCTAACTCAGATTATACTGAGCAGACTGTCAGATTCGCTGCTCACTTTGGCTGACTCTGCTCACACCATCTCTCTTGTCATTGCTCTTTGTCCCAATCTTATCCTTACCCACTTACCCTCCTTACCCCCCCAGGCCAAGGCCCGGCTCCCCACTCTCTTCTCCCTACTCTCCCCGCTTTTTCTTTCGTCCCTTTGCTTGTCTCTCACCCTAGGGTCACTCGCACACCTTGTGCATCCGCACCACTCTCACCGTCCGGCTCTCATCTTTGTAGCTGGAGTCCTCGGTCTGCTGTTCAATGTCATTTATTTGGCCGTTACTGGAGCTTTTCAAG GTCTGTGTCTCTCGGGTCTGCAGCCATATCAGCCCCGATGGTATCTGGTCCTCCGCATGCTCTGCTCCCTCGCTCCCTCATCGCTCCTCCTCGCCAGTAGTTTGCTGCTTCACCTTCTCAGTCACCCGGCCGTGCACTACCTAGATCCTGCCCTCTCCTTGGTCTCTATAACCATCATGATTGCTTCAGTCTACTCGGACATTGTTCAAAATGGCAGCGTCCTCCTCCAAGCCGTGCCTCCCTCCGCTAACCTGCAGAGCCTGAAGATGGATCTAGACTCGCTCTGCGGCCATAATGGACATCACGAGCTTCACATATGGGCCATAGCCCCAGACCATGGGGTGGCATCTCTCCATGTTCACTGTTCCGGAATGGAAGAATACAAGACCATCTTAAGCCAGGCCAAAGTTCTATTTAAGCGCCACGGCATACGGGAGTTGACCATACAACCGGAGTTTGGCAGCCCGGGAACGTGCGCTTTGGCTTGTGGACCGGCTTGTGCTCATCACTCCTGCTGCGGATCTCCACACACATTAGGAAATGATTTGGTCCTGGCCAACGTCTGTACCTGA